A single genomic interval of Rhododendron vialii isolate Sample 1 chromosome 3a, ASM3025357v1 harbors:
- the LOC131320198 gene encoding palmitoyl-acyl carrier protein thioesterase, chloroplastic, translating to MVATIAGSAFFPVASESGANASNKLGAAPTTVDALGIKSKSGSNGRLKVKASAQAPSKVNGTKVGIMEGLRGETETPSHAPRTFINTLPDWSMLLAAITTMFLAAEKQWMMLDWKPRRPDMLVDPFGLGKIVQDGLVFRQNFSIRSYEIGADRTASIETLMNHLQETALNHVKTAGLLGDGFGSTPEMCKKNLIWVVTKMQVLVDRYPTWGDVVQVDTWVDASGKNGMRRDWLVRDFKTGDILTRASSVWVMMNKKTRRLSKIPDEVRQEIGPYFVDSPPVLDDDSRKLPKLDEHTADYVRSGLTPKWSDLDVNQHVNNVKYIGWILESAPQPIVESHELCGMTLEYRRECGRDSVLQSLTAASGGGVTGLADSGYMECRHLLRLEGGAEIVKGRTEWRPKHAGSLGSLSQLPAESLSQLPAESV from the exons ATGGTTGCTACCATTGCCGGATCTGCATTCTTTCCGGTTGCTTCTGAATCTGGTGCGAATGCATCCAACAAGCTTGGAGCAGCGCCAACAACGGTAGACGCACTTGGGATTAAGTCCAAGTCTGGTTCTAATGGGCGTTTGAAGGTGAAGGCCAGTGCACAGGCGCCTTCCAAGGTTAACGGAACCAAAGTTGGTATTATGGAAGGCCTAAGGGGTGAAACTGAGACACCATCGCATGCCCCAAGGACTTTTATCAACACATTGCCGGATTGGAGTATGCTTCTTGCTGCTATCACGACGATGTTTTTGGCTGCGGAGAAGCAATGGATGATGCTTGATTGGAAGCCGAGGCGCCCTGACATGCTTGTGGACCCATTTGGTTTGGGAAAAATTGTTCAGGATGGTCTTGTTTTCCGTCAAAACTTCTCTATCAGATCCTATGAAATAGGGGCTGATCGGACTGCATCTATAGAGACATTAATGAATCATTTGCAG GAAACAGCCCTTAACCACGTGAAGACTGCAGGTCTTCTAGGTGATGGGTTTGGTTCAACGCCAGAGATGTGCAAAAAGAACCTCATTTGGGTGGTGACCAAGATGCAGGTTTTGGTAGATCGCTATCCTACCTG GGGTGATGTTGTACAAGTAGACACTTGGGTTGATGCATCTGGAAAGAATGGTATGCGGCGTGATTGGCTTGTCCGTGACTTTAAAACAGGGGATATTCTGACAAGAGCTTCCAG TGTCTGGGTTATGATGAATAAAAAGACACGGAGGTTATCAAAAATTCCAGATGAAGTTCGACAGGAGATAGGTCCTTATTTTGTTGATTCACCTCCTGTTTTGGATGATGACAGCAGAAAATTACCAAAACTCGATGAACACACAGCAGATTATGTCCGTTCTGGTTTAACT CCAAAATGGAGTGATTTAGATGTCAACCAGCATGTTAACAATGTGAAATACATTGGCTGGATTCTTGAG AGTGCACCACAGCCAATCGTGGAGAGTCATGAGCTTTGTGGGATGACTCTGGAGTACAGGAGGGAGTGTGGGAGGGACAGCGTGCTGCAGTCCCTCACTGCTGCATCAGGTGGTGGTGTTACTGGATTGGCAGATTCCGGCTATATGGAGTGCCGGCATTTGCTTCGACTCGAGGGTGGGGCTGAGATTGTGAAGGGAAGAACCGAATGGCGGCCCAAGCATGCCGGAAGCCTTGGGAGCCTTAGTCAGCTTCCGGCAGAAAGCCTTAGTCAGCTTCCGGCAGAAAGCGTTTAA